One Fibrobacter sp. UWB16 DNA window includes the following coding sequences:
- a CDS encoding FISUMP domain-containing protein, with translation MKITAILSILLSIFIISCSDDSGSSASQSSTEPAKEESPTDTLLSFASLGLDACTQKIERKIEKAYDAQIDEICTPLADGYGESCSNKITSIDSSKKVHYICRNHEGYELSGKTEYDYKLYFGGWWWDKANDNDMETSDLECYKEGKIVSKKDDPSKQYVCDFDTSTHTFGVLRLADSLEIKIGTGCTYYTNGGYRIANDSKTYFYCKKEFDPNDIEERYYRHWIYSVKENLDTIRDPRNGRPYKTLHLGKKTWMTTNLCYEDSTKYPSMLGRNKVDPYGRLYTWSAIIDSVYWAHKGKTCGNLPSSAKTCELPDVVQGICPEGWHVPSIAEWEEMVAWTKANNVYFDSIGFVPPSTYQEFPFWSSTETSGDSSRIHVIDQIEPESGTSFSLNKAKDSLLPIRCVKDD, from the coding sequence ATGAAAATCACAGCCATTCTCTCAATCCTCCTTTCTATTTTCATTATTTCCTGCAGCGACGATTCCGGCAGTTCTGCAAGCCAATCCAGTACAGAACCCGCAAAAGAGGAAAGCCCAACGGACACCCTCCTTTCATTTGCAAGTCTAGGCTTAGATGCATGCACCCAAAAAATAGAAAGAAAAATTGAAAAAGCTTACGATGCACAAATAGATGAAATTTGCACGCCTTTAGCAGATGGATATGGTGAGAGTTGCTCCAATAAAATCACCTCCATAGATAGTTCCAAAAAAGTCCATTACATTTGCAGAAATCATGAAGGCTATGAATTATCAGGCAAAACGGAGTATGATTATAAATTGTATTTTGGAGGCTGGTGGTGGGACAAAGCGAACGACAACGACATGGAAACATCGGATCTGGAATGTTACAAAGAAGGCAAGATTGTTTCTAAGAAAGACGACCCTTCAAAGCAATATGTCTGTGACTTCGATACCAGCACCCACACATTTGGAGTTTTAAGATTAGCGGATTCGTTGGAAATAAAAATTGGCACAGGCTGCACATATTACACAAACGGCGGATACAGAATTGCAAACGATAGCAAAACATATTTCTATTGCAAAAAAGAATTCGATCCGAATGATATAGAAGAGCGCTATTATCGCCATTGGATTTATTCGGTCAAGGAAAACCTAGACACCATCAGGGATCCCCGAAACGGACGCCCCTACAAAACACTCCATCTTGGTAAAAAGACCTGGATGACCACAAATCTATGCTATGAAGACAGCACAAAATATCCAAGCATGCTTGGACGAAATAAGGTCGACCCCTACGGAAGACTTTACACATGGAGCGCGATCATCGATTCCGTCTATTGGGCTCACAAAGGGAAAACATGCGGCAACCTACCGAGCAGCGCAAAGACATGCGAATTGCCCGACGTGGTGCAAGGAATTTGTCCTGAAGGCTGGCATGTGCCAAGTATTGCCGAATGGGAAGAAATGGTCGCATGGACAAAAGCCAACAATGTCTATTTTGACAGCATTGGATTTGTACCGCCATCGACTTATCAGGAATTTCCTTTTTGGAGTTCCACAGAAACAAGCGGAGACTCGTCCCGCATTCACGTGATTGACCAAATTGAGCCAGAATCCGGCACGAGCTTTAGCTTAAATAAAGCAAAAGACTCCTTACTCCCAATCCGCTGCGTCAAAGATGACTAA
- a CDS encoding polysaccharide biosynthesis tyrosine autokinase yields MSASSKKEETDLFDILKDLAKNWRIMIPCIIVAGIVGVFVAMWIRPIYKVDALLQIETKSNKSVGLMGGLPSLFASSSPAETEIELINSRQIIGDAVEKMHLQYEANPINVMDRLLHREGRMELNQYEIPWDKIPEDEKIKPWIAEATDSTSFKLIDHNDKEVLSGTVGKTYHFIYAGDTATFSVFNMKARAGQRFELFKRTRLDAIAKFKSAFDVGEKGKKTGILEFSYQDIYPDRATKILNEIATSYLRQNVEQRNAEAQKTLEFLEKQLPDVKAQMDSSLLKFNTYRNKVGSVDIDAETRLILEKRNRLQQNLLDLQQKKQSAIRLFQPEHPTIKTLEEQENNLKRELASTSIATKKLPNTQQEVLKLTNEVDMSKIMYTTMLNNIQQLKLVSAGEVGSVRIIDFAEEVTRPAKPKKSLIICVALFLGFLLGACIATLKSKLSNGVRDAHFIERETGYSVYAKVPKGNPKGTKGTRPLAVVEPDDVAVESLRTLRSSLEFSMDDGSSPIIGISGLIPGVGKSFISVNLAALYAGLGKKVLLIDADLRKGRLHKEFGIKRGKGLSQILLHSATFEEVVSKTEVENLEIIPCGMVPSNPSELLGSKRYLDLIDELKSKYDLIIIDTPPIMLVTDAALACRVAAQIVMVIEYNKHSIDAIQDGMKQLLKGNNTAHASFVINKYEHGHSDGYGYKYGKY; encoded by the coding sequence ATGTCTGCATCTTCTAAAAAAGAAGAAACCGATCTTTTTGACATACTGAAAGATCTTGCAAAAAACTGGAGAATCATGATTCCATGCATCATCGTCGCTGGAATCGTTGGTGTTTTTGTCGCCATGTGGATCCGCCCCATTTATAAGGTGGATGCATTACTCCAAATAGAAACCAAGAGCAACAAAAGCGTCGGTCTCATGGGCGGACTCCCGAGCCTGTTTGCAAGTTCAAGCCCAGCCGAAACCGAAATTGAGCTCATCAACAGCCGTCAGATTATCGGAGACGCTGTTGAAAAGATGCATTTGCAATACGAAGCAAACCCCATCAACGTCATGGACCGCCTGCTGCACCGCGAAGGCCGCATGGAACTGAACCAGTACGAAATTCCATGGGACAAGATTCCGGAAGACGAAAAAATCAAGCCATGGATTGCCGAAGCAACGGACAGCACATCGTTCAAGCTCATCGACCACAACGATAAAGAAGTCTTGAGCGGAACGGTCGGAAAAACATACCATTTCATCTACGCCGGCGATACGGCAACGTTCAGCGTTTTCAACATGAAGGCAAGGGCCGGGCAAAGATTCGAACTTTTCAAAAGGACCCGTCTTGACGCCATCGCAAAATTCAAGAGTGCATTTGACGTTGGCGAAAAGGGCAAAAAGACTGGCATCCTGGAATTCAGCTATCAGGACATCTATCCGGACCGCGCCACCAAAATCCTGAACGAAATTGCAACATCTTACTTGAGACAGAACGTCGAACAGCGCAATGCCGAAGCTCAAAAAACGCTTGAATTTTTGGAAAAGCAATTGCCCGATGTCAAAGCCCAGATGGACAGTTCGCTCCTCAAGTTCAACACCTACAGAAACAAGGTCGGCTCTGTCGATATCGATGCCGAAACAAGACTTATCCTGGAAAAGCGTAACAGGCTCCAGCAAAACCTTCTGGACCTCCAGCAAAAGAAGCAAAGCGCCATCCGTTTGTTCCAGCCGGAACACCCGACAATCAAAACTCTCGAAGAACAGGAAAACAACCTGAAGCGAGAACTTGCAAGCACGTCAATTGCAACGAAGAAACTCCCGAACACGCAACAGGAAGTGTTGAAGCTCACCAACGAAGTGGACATGAGCAAGATCATGTACACGACGATGCTCAACAACATTCAGCAGCTTAAGCTTGTTTCCGCAGGTGAAGTCGGTTCTGTCCGCATCATCGACTTTGCCGAAGAAGTGACGCGCCCCGCAAAGCCAAAGAAAAGCTTGATCATCTGCGTAGCCTTGTTCCTCGGATTCCTTTTGGGCGCATGCATTGCAACGCTCAAGAGCAAGCTCAGTAACGGCGTCCGTGACGCACACTTCATCGAACGCGAAACTGGCTACAGCGTTTACGCCAAGGTCCCCAAGGGCAACCCCAAGGGCACAAAGGGCACACGTCCGCTCGCCGTTGTCGAACCGGACGATGTCGCTGTCGAGTCGCTCCGTACATTGCGCAGTTCCCTGGAATTCAGCATGGACGACGGAAGCAGTCCGATTATCGGCATCAGCGGTCTCATTCCTGGCGTCGGCAAGAGCTTCATCTCTGTAAACCTCGCCGCCCTTTACGCAGGCTTGGGCAAGAAGGTCCTGTTGATCGACGCCGACCTCCGCAAGGGCCGTCTGCACAAAGAATTCGGCATCAAGCGCGGCAAGGGCCTCTCGCAGATTCTTCTGCACTCAGCCACATTTGAAGAAGTTGTAAGCAAGACGGAAGTCGAAAATCTCGAAATCATTCCATGCGGAATGGTCCCTAGCAATCCTTCTGAACTGCTCGGCTCCAAGCGCTACTTAGACCTCATCGATGAACTCAAGAGCAAATACGACTTGATCATCATCGACACCCCGCCTATCATGCTCGTCACCGACGCAGCCCTCGCCTGCCGCGTCGCCGCCCAGATTGTCATGGTCATCGAATACAACAAGCACAGCATCGACGCCATCCAGGACGGTATGAAGCAGCTTCTGAAGGGCAATAATACGGCCCATGCAAGCTTTGTCATCAACAAGTACGAGCACGGTCACAGCGACGGCTATGGTTACAAATACGGGAAGTATTAA
- a CDS encoding LTA synthase family protein: MVTNTGSIKGFIKKFQAHPAWHFFLIVFIARTVQLGQLYFFKTPSGGAFVERAALGFFCALIADFAAIAILTSIFALSTLAKGRLRTVFCSATAVITWVYLAACASNDQILRWMGQHLTFSFLSTYSVSRMDSTLAFNVIYDGLFSFGLTAVILLLVLFFFFRVLKKEKSVDVPKITTAGIATVLIAIACVCGNAHNFFKPCHIRWQLIQPPYITLADELEYIREHSQKPENFDTGIALLGGNAQKDFPFFHAVSNEDSLAEAFKQKPMAEKKDVILLSLESFRGWAGDFRIGKNCERMPNLCRLSKAGTTFPYTYSVGYPSTEGMLGLQLGIWSHPNKVFLTSLMNTRSRALPEILGKFGYHRIVITAAEPSFDNFTPWFEKWFDRSEYNSKINTDIPLAERFKEIYTNRPDDKPLYFEWINFVTHTPFNVPSSYAEPAATSDERYAQATAYLDSAIGIILDAIEKSPRSNETIIVVTGDHSIAGAKSQEKLSELGEANSAYTWTSFIWKGPGIADSLSIIKPVSHVDYAPTILHLLGIEASNHFVGHNIFSEETHNVISFRHKDAILRNDSIAEFVKVGSPSFTHARIQSKTPDWDTTDVIGGFIAEKKIDRNIDLQSKALLDAMDSWVWVLDKNLLMP, encoded by the coding sequence ATGGTTACAAATACGGGAAGTATTAAGGGATTCATCAAGAAATTCCAAGCCCATCCGGCTTGGCATTTCTTTTTAATCGTTTTCATTGCAAGAACAGTCCAGCTCGGACAGCTTTACTTCTTCAAGACGCCTTCGGGCGGCGCATTTGTCGAACGTGCCGCACTTGGATTTTTTTGCGCCCTGATTGCAGACTTTGCAGCCATAGCCATTCTCACATCAATCTTTGCGCTGAGCACGCTCGCCAAAGGCAGGCTAAGAACCGTCTTTTGCAGCGCCACCGCAGTAATCACATGGGTTTACCTCGCCGCCTGCGCCTCCAATGACCAGATTTTGCGCTGGATGGGGCAGCACCTGACATTTTCGTTCTTGTCGACATATTCTGTTTCAAGAATGGATTCGACGCTTGCATTCAATGTCATTTACGATGGGCTTTTTAGTTTTGGCTTGACCGCCGTCATTTTACTACTGGTCCTCTTCTTCTTTTTCCGAGTCCTCAAAAAAGAGAAATCCGTAGACGTTCCTAAAATCACAACCGCAGGAATTGCAACGGTTCTTATCGCAATCGCATGCGTATGCGGTAACGCCCACAATTTCTTCAAGCCCTGCCACATTCGCTGGCAGCTAATCCAGCCGCCCTACATTACGCTTGCCGACGAACTGGAATACATCAGGGAACACAGTCAAAAGCCCGAAAATTTCGATACCGGGATTGCTCTTCTCGGAGGCAATGCACAAAAGGATTTTCCGTTTTTCCACGCGGTAAGCAACGAAGATTCCCTCGCCGAAGCGTTCAAGCAGAAGCCCATGGCCGAAAAGAAAGACGTCATATTGCTCTCTCTGGAAAGTTTCCGCGGATGGGCTGGCGACTTTAGAATCGGGAAAAACTGCGAACGCATGCCGAACCTTTGCAGGCTCAGCAAAGCAGGAACGACATTTCCATACACCTATAGCGTAGGCTACCCCTCCACCGAAGGGATGCTCGGCCTACAGCTAGGCATCTGGAGCCACCCGAACAAAGTATTTCTCACAAGCCTCATGAATACAAGATCAAGGGCACTGCCCGAGATTCTTGGAAAATTCGGCTACCACAGGATCGTCATCACCGCCGCAGAACCCAGTTTTGACAACTTTACGCCCTGGTTTGAAAAATGGTTTGACAGAAGCGAGTACAATTCCAAAATCAATACGGACATTCCGCTCGCCGAACGATTCAAGGAAATATACACGAACAGGCCTGATGACAAGCCCCTTTATTTTGAATGGATCAACTTTGTCACACATACCCCATTTAATGTTCCAAGTTCATACGCAGAACCTGCCGCCACCTCCGATGAACGTTACGCGCAGGCCACAGCATATCTGGATAGCGCCATCGGCATCATTCTCGATGCAATCGAAAAGAGCCCAAGATCGAACGAAACGATTATTGTCGTCACGGGCGACCACTCCATAGCAGGCGCAAAGTCCCAAGAAAAACTGAGTGAGCTCGGAGAGGCAAACAGCGCCTACACATGGACATCATTTATCTGGAAAGGTCCAGGCATTGCCGACAGTTTATCGATAATAAAGCCGGTATCGCACGTAGATTACGCGCCAACCATTCTCCATCTTCTCGGGATTGAAGCCTCCAACCATTTCGTAGGACACAACATCTTTAGCGAAGAGACGCATAACGTCATATCGTTCCGGCACAAAGACGCCATTCTCCGAAACGATTCCATTGCAGAATTCGTGAAAGTCGGTAGCCCTTCATTTACGCACGCCCGAATACAGAGCAAAACTCCCGACTGGGACACAACGGATGTCATCGGCGGATTTATCGCCGAAAAGAAAATCGATAGAAATATCGATTTGCAATCAAAAGCCCTCCTGGACGCCATGGATTCGTGGGTCTGGGTGCTGGACAAAAACCTGCTGATGCCATAA
- a CDS encoding lipopolysaccharide biosynthesis protein, whose translation MADSLKKKTAKGVVWSAVERFSTQGIQFLFGIVLARLLTPNDYGVIAMLTIFLAVSQTFIDSGFSNAIIRKINRTEEDMATMFFFNIGMSLACYAVIFLAAPFIADFYEMPELTLILRVLAIKIILQSFNAVQTTMLVIKLDFKKQAKISLCCAIFSGIVGIVFAYLGYGVWALVIQALLGTLLLSILYWMIVRWRPTCFFSKKSFGYLFSFGSKLLISGLLDTVYNNIYPLVIGKFYTPAQLGSYSKAEHFAQFPSQNIMRILQRVSYPVLSSLQEEPERLKKNFLKFLDYSTLLIFPLMIGLLALSKPLTLFMLTDRWADMILPLQLLCIAMMWYPAHAINLNLLQVLGRSDLFLKLEIIKKIVGIAILCGTLPFGITALCLGKIADAWISLIINTYYSGSLMKAGFFVQMKFMMPTFLNSLAMGAIILGVIHLLPENLYSLQIGVGFVVGTTYYLLINWLFNKEKMSEMLDLLKRKK comes from the coding sequence ATGGCAGACAGTCTAAAAAAGAAAACAGCAAAAGGCGTTGTATGGAGCGCCGTAGAAAGATTTTCGACTCAAGGAATCCAGTTTCTCTTTGGAATCGTCCTTGCTCGATTGCTGACACCCAATGATTACGGCGTTATCGCCATGCTCACCATATTCCTCGCCGTGAGCCAGACTTTTATCGATAGCGGGTTCAGCAACGCCATTATCCGCAAAATAAACCGTACCGAAGAAGACATGGCAACCATGTTCTTTTTCAACATCGGCATGTCACTGGCCTGCTATGCGGTCATTTTCCTTGCGGCGCCATTTATCGCAGACTTTTACGAGATGCCCGAACTCACGTTGATCCTCAGAGTTCTCGCCATTAAAATAATCTTGCAGTCCTTCAACGCCGTGCAGACGACAATGCTGGTGATCAAGCTTGACTTCAAGAAACAGGCAAAGATTTCCTTATGCTGCGCCATCTTTTCTGGAATCGTGGGAATCGTCTTTGCTTACCTAGGCTATGGCGTGTGGGCTCTCGTCATCCAGGCGCTTCTCGGGACACTCCTCCTTTCCATTTTGTACTGGATGATTGTACGCTGGCGACCGACATGTTTCTTTTCCAAAAAATCCTTCGGTTACCTCTTTTCGTTTGGCTCCAAGCTTTTAATCTCTGGGCTTCTCGATACCGTCTACAACAATATTTACCCGCTCGTCATCGGAAAGTTTTACACGCCGGCGCAACTGGGAAGTTATTCAAAGGCAGAACATTTTGCTCAATTTCCGTCCCAGAACATCATGCGAATTTTGCAGCGCGTTTCTTACCCGGTTTTAAGTTCACTGCAAGAAGAACCTGAACGCCTCAAAAAGAATTTCCTGAAATTTCTGGATTATTCAACATTGCTTATTTTCCCACTCATGATTGGGCTCCTTGCACTGTCCAAGCCTTTGACATTGTTTATGCTAACTGACCGTTGGGCAGACATGATTCTCCCACTGCAACTGTTATGCATTGCCATGATGTGGTATCCGGCCCATGCCATCAACCTGAATCTTTTACAGGTTCTCGGGCGCTCGGATTTGTTCCTCAAGCTTGAAATTATCAAAAAAATCGTAGGCATCGCCATCCTTTGCGGAACATTGCCTTTTGGAATAACGGCTCTTTGCCTTGGGAAAATTGCCGACGCATGGATTTCCCTAATCATCAATACTTACTATTCCGGTTCGCTAATGAAAGCAGGATTTTTTGTCCAAATGAAATTCATGATGCCGACATTTTTGAATTCATTGGCCATGGGAGCTATCATTTTAGGCGTAATCCACCTTTTACCGGAAAATCTATACTCTCTTCAAATAGGGGTAGGCTTTGTCGTCGGCACCACCTATTACCTGCTAATCAACTGGCTGTTCAATAAAGAAAAAATGTCAGAAATGCTAGACTTGCTGAAACGGAAAAAATAA
- a CDS encoding sulfatase-like hydrolase/transferase — translation MILNTGLLPISTGVACISYGSNAYPNIASFYEHSAIINPCQNNVWNQNQVTRSYGYMQQIRAKTETDTASIATLIRYTDTATVPFLAHAITIDTHLPFRKGENNKLGLSEKTPKILSNYINGFAYTDSILGIFLDKFKQDSVLQNSIILITGDHTILNNENLTSLRNYAKENELEFDGQNYVPLIIYSPDFKKSTFIDEVTYQMDIFPTILPLINGEDYFFKGFGVNLLDSAARHSRYYSENTAYTISEKIIRNDYISQINGSDDD, via the coding sequence ATGATACTGAATACAGGACTGCTTCCCATTTCTACAGGAGTCGCTTGCATTTCGTATGGCAGCAACGCTTACCCGAACATCGCCAGTTTCTACGAGCATTCAGCAATAATCAATCCATGTCAAAACAATGTGTGGAACCAGAACCAGGTAACCAGAAGTTACGGGTACATGCAGCAAATTAGGGCAAAAACCGAAACCGACACGGCATCCATAGCAACGCTTATCCGCTACACCGATACGGCAACAGTACCCTTCCTTGCCCACGCCATCACAATCGACACCCATCTGCCATTCCGCAAGGGCGAGAACAACAAGCTGGGCCTATCAGAAAAAACACCCAAGATTCTGAGCAACTACATCAACGGCTTTGCCTACACCGATTCCATACTTGGAATATTCCTAGATAAATTCAAACAAGATTCGGTCCTGCAAAATTCCATCATCCTCATTACCGGAGACCATACCATATTAAATAACGAGAACTTAACTTCCCTCAGAAATTATGCTAAGGAAAACGAGCTCGAGTTTGACGGTCAAAACTACGTTCCGCTCATCATCTATTCCCCGGATTTCAAGAAAAGCACTTTCATAGACGAAGTCACTTACCAGATGGACATTTTCCCGACTATACTTCCGCTAATCAACGGGGAGGATTATTTCTTCAAGGGATTCGGTGTCAATCTGTTGGACAGCGCCGCAAGACATTCCAGATACTATTCCGAAAATACAGCCTATACCATTTCCGAGAAAATCATCAGGAACGACTATATTTCGCAAATCAACGGAAGCGACGACGACTAA
- a CDS encoding DegT/DnrJ/EryC1/StrS aminotransferase family protein — protein sequence MNEEKLITVTSPLLPDLNDFKTMLEDIWKRKWLTNNGHYHEELEKALANYLGVKYISLFTNGTLPLITALQAMRITGEVITTPYSFVATTHSIWWNGLKPVFVDIDEATGNIDPEKIEAAITPHTTAIMPVHVYGTPCNMKRIQEIADIYGLKIIYDAAHAFGVRVNGESVLKAGDMSTLSFHATKVYNTIEGGALICHDEATKKRIDYLKNFGFADETTVVAPGINSKMDEIRSAYGLLNLKQVDCAIEKRKAIANKYRAALKDIAGIRFLPDIEGVRHNYAYFPIFISEEYGVSRDDLYTLLQKHNIYGRRYFYPLISTFSAYKGLDSANPANLPVAHKLANQVLCLPMFATLDDEGVNRVIEVITNKK from the coding sequence ATGAACGAAGAAAAATTAATCACCGTAACCTCGCCACTTCTACCGGACTTGAATGATTTCAAGACCATGTTGGAGGACATCTGGAAACGCAAATGGCTCACCAACAATGGCCACTACCACGAAGAACTTGAAAAGGCCTTAGCAAACTACCTTGGTGTAAAGTATATCAGCCTGTTCACAAACGGAACGCTCCCGCTCATCACGGCACTCCAGGCCATGCGAATCACGGGTGAAGTCATTACGACACCATACAGCTTTGTCGCTACGACGCATTCCATCTGGTGGAATGGCCTCAAGCCCGTTTTTGTCGATATCGACGAAGCAACCGGCAATATCGACCCAGAAAAGATTGAAGCCGCCATTACGCCGCACACGACAGCCATCATGCCTGTCCATGTTTACGGCACGCCCTGCAACATGAAGCGCATCCAGGAAATCGCAGACATTTACGGTCTAAAGATTATCTATGACGCCGCACACGCCTTTGGAGTACGCGTCAACGGAGAATCCGTGTTGAAAGCAGGCGATATGAGCACCCTCAGCTTCCACGCCACAAAGGTCTACAACACGATCGAAGGCGGCGCCCTGATCTGCCACGACGAAGCCACCAAGAAGCGCATTGACTATCTCAAGAACTTCGGTTTTGCCGACGAAACGACCGTCGTTGCGCCAGGTATCAACAGCAAGATGGATGAAATCCGCTCGGCATACGGGCTTTTGAACTTAAAGCAAGTCGATTGCGCCATCGAAAAGCGAAAGGCCATTGCAAACAAGTACAGGGCTGCGCTAAAGGACATCGCCGGAATCCGATTCCTCCCCGACATCGAAGGAGTTCGCCACAACTACGCCTACTTCCCAATTTTCATTAGCGAAGAATATGGCGTTAGCCGCGACGATCTTTACACATTGCTGCAAAAGCACAACATTTACGGACGCCGCTATTTCTACCCGCTCATCAGTACGTTCAGCGCCTACAAGGGTCTGGATTCAGCAAATCCGGCGAACTTGCCTGTCGCCCACAAGTTGGCAAACCAGGTCCTTTGCCTCCCCATGTTTGCAACGCTCGATGACGAAGGCGTAAATAGAGTAATCGAAGTCATTACCAATAAGAAATAA
- a CDS encoding ATP-grasp domain-containing protein: MNILITAIGSMSAACAISKLKEKGHFIVGCDIYPGEWHHETKLCDVFIQAPFATKEDVYCQFLVDTCKKHNLQYIIPLTDLEIDVINRNRSYFKDTGIHLCMQSADVLVLARDKYALYNFFKDDPFVPSIRTFKFSNLPETIDFHCVAKPFNGRSSEGLLLDATREQLNAIKNKDVYIIQEMIDGEVFTVDYCRSSKFSTDVAIPRQELLRTKNGAGTSVEITPDDSLIELTRHIGSKLNINGCVNMEFVENNGKYYLIDINPRFSAGVAFSVLCGYDMINSHMACMEGKEIQGQIKLTKQIIIKKYIEVIQ; this comes from the coding sequence ATGAACATCCTAATTACTGCAATTGGCTCCATGTCTGCAGCCTGCGCCATTTCCAAGCTCAAGGAAAAGGGGCACTTTATTGTCGGTTGTGACATATATCCAGGCGAGTGGCATCACGAAACCAAGCTCTGTGACGTATTCATCCAGGCTCCATTCGCAACAAAAGAAGACGTATATTGTCAATTCCTTGTAGACACCTGCAAAAAACATAACTTGCAATACATCATTCCACTTACGGACCTAGAAATCGACGTCATCAACAGGAACAGGTCTTATTTCAAGGATACCGGAATCCATCTCTGCATGCAAAGTGCGGATGTACTTGTCCTTGCCCGAGACAAGTACGCCCTCTACAATTTTTTCAAAGACGATCCATTCGTTCCCTCAATCAGGACATTCAAATTCAGCAACCTCCCGGAAACCATTGATTTCCACTGCGTTGCCAAACCGTTTAACGGAAGAAGTAGCGAAGGCCTGCTCCTTGATGCGACAAGAGAACAACTGAACGCCATCAAGAACAAGGATGTCTACATCATCCAGGAAATGATTGACGGCGAAGTCTTTACAGTGGACTACTGCCGTTCATCAAAATTTAGTACGGATGTCGCCATTCCGCGTCAGGAACTTCTAAGGACAAAGAACGGAGCAGGCACATCCGTAGAAATCACGCCGGATGATTCCTTGATTGAGCTCACACGCCACATCGGCAGTAAGCTCAACATCAATGGATGCGTGAACATGGAATTCGTCGAGAATAACGGGAAGTATTACCTTATCGACATCAATCCCAGGTTTTCAGCAGGAGTCGCCTTCTCAGTGCTCTGCGGCTATGACATGATCAACAGTCACATGGCTTGCATGGAAGGGAAGGAAATTCAAGGCCAGATAAAACTTACCAAACAAATTATCATCAAAAAATATATTGAAGTCATCCAATGA
- a CDS encoding TDP-N-acetylfucosamine:lipid II N-acetylfucosaminyltransferase, translated as MRIAHISLDEKFIDCAINQFSLLKGVDSVFCVKTENSTLKYIKSPDVKLFQTFDEIVEFINNDHFDYVVLHSFCIPQYKVESLNVPILWNSWGYDIYSDESNVLAKPITLSLYKPKTRAAANIKPKTLHDRIVILARKFGIVSKRQKKYDALISKIPYLSVVLPIEFDYIHKKYPHFKFFPFRYIDPSDSIAFTPYTKATTSILLGNSVDPTNNHIDILSILEKRNIQCTVYIPISYPSNQETYKKALKSFAATLKTVKVRFLEDFIPKEEYFKIIDECSVAIFGHIRQQAVGNIFRMLYTGKKILMYKDSVGYNYFKQHNVKIFNIEDDLHQAFFEKPLDIESQKANYTFVLNDENFETYIKSLQGFFDNITKV; from the coding sequence ATGAGAATCGCCCACATAAGCCTTGACGAAAAATTTATCGATTGCGCCATCAATCAGTTCAGCCTCCTGAAAGGCGTCGACTCCGTTTTTTGCGTAAAGACTGAAAATAGCACTCTCAAGTACATCAAAAGTCCAGACGTCAAGTTGTTCCAGACTTTCGATGAAATTGTTGAATTTATAAACAACGATCATTTCGACTACGTCGTTTTACACTCTTTCTGCATCCCGCAATACAAGGTTGAATCTTTAAACGTTCCTATTCTCTGGAACTCTTGGGGATACGACATTTACTCCGACGAAAGCAACGTCTTGGCAAAACCGATAACGCTCTCCTTGTATAAGCCTAAAACGAGAGCCGCGGCTAACATCAAGCCAAAAACATTGCACGACCGCATTGTAATTTTAGCCCGCAAATTCGGGATTGTTTCAAAACGCCAGAAAAAATACGATGCGCTGATAAGTAAAATTCCTTACTTGTCCGTTGTTCTCCCGATTGAATTCGACTACATCCATAAAAAATACCCGCACTTTAAATTTTTCCCGTTCCGCTATATCGATCCCTCTGACTCGATCGCCTTCACGCCATACACAAAAGCAACGACATCCATTCTTCTTGGAAATAGCGTAGACCCAACAAACAACCACATTGATATTTTATCGATTCTCGAAAAGAGGAATATCCAATGCACGGTCTACATTCCCATCAGCTACCCAAGCAATCAGGAAACGTACAAAAAAGCGCTGAAGTCGTTTGCAGCAACATTAAAGACCGTCAAAGTTCGCTTTTTAGAAGACTTTATTCCAAAAGAAGAATACTTTAAAATCATTGACGAATGCAGTGTCGCCATATTCGGGCATATCCGCCAGCAAGCAGTCGGGAATATATTCAGGATGCTCTACACCGGAAAGAAAATCTTGATGTACAAGGACTCCGTTGGCTATAATTACTTTAAGCAGCACAATGTAAAAATTTTCAATATCGAAGACGACCTACATCAAGCCTTTTTCGAAAAACCTCTCGATATTGAGTCTCAAAAAGCAAATTACACTTTTGTTCTTAATGATGAAAATTTCGAAACCTATATAAAATCGTTGCAAGGATTTTTCGACAACATCACCAAGGTTTAA